Proteins encoded in a region of the Gammaproteobacteria bacterium genome:
- a CDS encoding FAD-dependent oxidoreductase: MKSSRLLLVLIIAATLTSYFAFDLGRFLTLDYMQSQLTSVEQLKNENFVLFAAAYFFIYVLVTALSIPGAVLMTLLGGAVFGLAWGVVLVSFASSIGATLAFLVSRILLRDWVQARFGDYLTSFNRGVEKDGAFYLFSLRMVPIFPFFMINLLMGLTPISALSFYLVSQAGMFFGTIVFVNAGSELAQITSLSGLVSGTVLLSFALIGVFPLIARLLVNTIRRNRMLRQFKKPSHFDANVVVLGAGSAGLVASLIVAGAKARVVLIEKHKMGGDCLNTGCVPSKSLIRSGRVASYLKRACEYGLKAPAAEVDFPAVMERVQGVIKAIEPHDSVERFTSLGVECEQGEASILNPYQVKVNDRVINTRSIIIATGARPFVPSIPGLDQIDYLTSDTVWELRELPKRLLVIGGGPIGCELAQAFNNLGAAVTQVDQAPRIMPREDAEVSELVARRFENEGIRVLTGHKVVSFRKTDDGAVMEAEREGEKVEVGFDRVLLAIGRKANVEGFGLEALNMPLTRQGTLEVNQYLQTAYPNIYACGDVAGPYQFTHMASFQAWYAALNALAGWLRKSPINYRVVPWATFTDPEVARVGLNEQEAKEKNIAYEVTRYDLSHLDRALADQEAHGFVKVLTVPGKDKILGVTIVGYHAGELIAEYVFAMTHGLGLKKIAATTHIYPTLMEANRFAANNWRSARLPVKLFPYMERFFRWQRRESRADRAARSVSVD; this comes from the coding sequence TTGAAAAGCTCCAGACTTCTGCTCGTGCTGATAATCGCCGCAACCTTGACCTCTTATTTTGCTTTTGATCTGGGGCGTTTTCTGACGCTTGATTACATGCAGTCTCAGCTGACCTCCGTCGAGCAGCTTAAGAATGAAAATTTCGTGCTGTTTGCCGCTGCCTATTTTTTCATCTATGTGCTTGTAACAGCGCTCTCGATTCCCGGTGCGGTGTTGATGACTCTGTTGGGTGGTGCGGTATTTGGCCTTGCCTGGGGGGTCGTGCTGGTGTCCTTTGCGAGCAGCATAGGTGCAACCCTGGCATTCCTCGTGTCCCGTATTCTGCTTCGGGACTGGGTGCAGGCGCGCTTTGGAGACTACCTGACCTCTTTTAACAGGGGAGTGGAGAAAGATGGTGCCTTTTACCTGTTCAGCCTTCGCATGGTGCCTATTTTCCCCTTCTTCATGATAAATCTGCTGATGGGTCTTACACCCATATCCGCTCTGTCTTTTTATCTGGTCAGTCAGGCGGGCATGTTCTTCGGGACGATCGTGTTCGTCAACGCGGGTTCAGAACTCGCCCAGATTACGTCTTTGTCCGGTCTGGTCAGCGGTACTGTGTTGCTGTCGTTCGCTCTGATAGGTGTTTTCCCGCTGATTGCACGACTTCTGGTTAACACGATCAGGCGGAATCGTATGCTCAGGCAGTTCAAAAAGCCCTCTCATTTCGATGCCAACGTTGTGGTTCTGGGTGCCGGCTCCGCAGGCCTGGTAGCGTCATTGATCGTAGCTGGCGCCAAGGCCAGGGTCGTTCTGATCGAGAAGCACAAGATGGGTGGGGATTGCCTGAATACCGGTTGTGTTCCGAGCAAATCGCTGATCCGCAGCGGGCGGGTGGCGTCCTATCTGAAACGGGCCTGTGAGTATGGTCTGAAGGCCCCGGCAGCGGAGGTTGATTTCCCCGCGGTCATGGAGCGCGTTCAGGGAGTGATCAAGGCGATTGAACCCCATGATTCGGTTGAGCGTTTTACTTCGCTGGGTGTCGAATGCGAGCAGGGCGAAGCCAGTATTCTGAATCCGTACCAGGTAAAGGTGAACGACCGTGTAATCAATACCCGCTCAATAATCATTGCCACGGGTGCAAGACCTTTCGTGCCATCCATACCGGGCCTGGACCAGATCGATTACCTCACCTCTGATACTGTCTGGGAACTGCGTGAACTGCCGAAGCGCCTGCTGGTTATCGGTGGCGGCCCGATCGGCTGCGAATTGGCACAGGCGTTCAATAACCTTGGGGCGGCCGTGACCCAGGTGGATCAGGCGCCCCGCATCATGCCGCGGGAGGATGCGGAAGTGTCAGAGCTGGTAGCCCGCCGGTTTGAGAATGAGGGTATCAGAGTATTAACCGGGCATAAGGTCGTGAGTTTCCGCAAGACGGACGATGGGGCCGTGATGGAGGCCGAACGCGAGGGTGAAAAGGTTGAAGTAGGCTTCGACCGGGTCCTGTTGGCCATTGGGCGTAAAGCCAATGTAGAGGGTTTTGGTCTCGAAGCGCTGAATATGCCGCTGACCAGACAGGGTACGCTGGAGGTGAATCAATACCTGCAGACCGCCTATCCGAATATTTACGCCTGCGGAGACGTTGCCGGTCCTTATCAGTTCACCCACATGGCCTCATTCCAGGCCTGGTATGCAGCACTGAACGCGTTGGCGGGCTGGCTGCGCAAATCCCCGATCAATTACCGGGTCGTTCCCTGGGCCACTTTTACCGACCCGGAAGTGGCCAGGGTGGGACTGAACGAACAGGAAGCAAAGGAAAAAAACATCGCCTACGAAGTAACCCGCTACGATCTCTCCCACCTGGATCGTGCCCTGGCCGACCAGGAGGCCCACGGGTTCGTCAAAGTGCTGACCGTACCCGGCAAGGATAAGATACTGGGGGTGACGATCGTCGGTTATCATGCCGGCGAGCTGATTGCCGAGTACGTGTTTGCCATGACTCATGGGCTGGGTTTGAAAAAGATC
- the hemB gene encoding porphobilinogen synthase: MPEIKRKFPVTRMRRMRRDGFSRRLMQETRLTVDDLIFPIFIVEGERQRQPIDSMPDMYRLSIDKLLEEAAQLVDLGIPAIALFPSPDPAGKTEDGREAYNPEGLVQRAVRGLKERFPDLGIITDVALDPYTTHGQDGIIDENGYVLNDETVEALVRQALSQAEAGADIVAPSDMMDGRVGAIREALEEQGLIYTRILAYSAKYASSYYGPFRDAVGSSSNLGSGNKHTYQMDVANSDEALQEVALDLAEGADMVMVKPGMPYLDIVSKVKNQFGVPTFVYQVSGEYAMHMAAARNGWLNEDAVALESLVCIKRAGADAILTYFAPKVARMLKG; encoded by the coding sequence GTGCCAGAAATAAAGCGTAAATTCCCCGTTACCCGAATGCGCCGCATGCGCCGGGATGGGTTCAGTCGCAGACTGATGCAGGAAACCCGGCTTACGGTCGATGATCTTATTTTCCCGATCTTCATCGTTGAGGGTGAGCGGCAGCGTCAACCCATCGACTCCATGCCCGATATGTATCGGCTCAGCATCGACAAGTTGCTGGAGGAAGCCGCACAGCTGGTCGATCTTGGCATTCCGGCTATTGCCCTGTTTCCGTCTCCGGATCCGGCAGGTAAAACGGAAGACGGCCGCGAAGCTTACAACCCGGAAGGGCTGGTACAGAGAGCAGTTCGAGGCCTGAAGGAACGTTTTCCCGACCTGGGGATAATCACAGACGTGGCCCTGGATCCCTATACTACCCACGGGCAGGACGGCATCATCGATGAAAACGGCTATGTGCTGAATGATGAAACCGTGGAAGCGCTGGTCAGGCAGGCGCTTTCTCAGGCTGAAGCAGGCGCCGACATAGTGGCACCCTCAGATATGATGGATGGCCGCGTCGGTGCCATTCGGGAAGCGCTGGAAGAACAGGGCCTGATCTATACCCGCATTCTGGCTTATTCAGCCAAATACGCCTCCAGTTATTATGGGCCTTTCCGCGATGCAGTGGGGTCCAGTTCCAACCTGGGCAGTGGCAACAAGCATACCTACCAGATGGATGTAGCGAACAGTGATGAAGCCCTGCAGGAGGTTGCTCTCGATCTCGCCGAAGGGGCGGATATGGTAATGGTAAAGCCGGGCATGCCCTATCTGGACATCGTCAGCAAAGTGAAGAATCAATTTGGCGTACCGACTTTCGTCTACCAGGTGAGCGGAGAGTACGCCATGCACATGGCGGCTGCCAGAAATGGCTGGTTGAACGAGGACGCGGTAGCGCTGGAGTCTCTGGTTTGTATCAAACGTGCCGGTGCGGACGCGATTCTGACCTACTTCGCCCCGAAAGTGGCCCGCATGCTGAAGGGGTGA